CAATTTATTACAAGATGGCGACAACGTCACTGTGATTAAAGATTTAAAAGTAAAAGGAGCTTCTAATCCTATTAAACAAGGTACAAAAGTAAAAAATATCAGACTTGTTGAAGGAGACCATAATATTGACTGCAAAGTAGACGGTTTTGGCCCCATGAAATTAAAGTCAGAATTCGTCAAAAAATTATAAAA
The genomic region above belongs to Enterococcus saigonensis and contains:
- a CDS encoding zinc ribbon domain-containing protein YjdM; translation: MSQLPKCPECGSEYTYEDRGLFVCPECGHEWSASKEAQKTAEGVIAKDANGNLLQDGDNVTVIKDLKVKGASNPIKQGTKVKNIRLVEGDHNIDCKVDGFGPMKLKSEFVKKL